A segment of the Candidatus Andeanibacterium colombiense genome:
GATCGACCTCTTCCGGGCACTGGCCGGCGGGTGGAGCGCGCCTGTCTAGGAGTTCGATCGCCGTAGGTTGTCGCGATGCCCTCATCCGGGCGGCCATTGGTGTGGCTCAAATTGGGTTCGTCTCGCAGCGGCGTAATAAACATATTTTCTATTGCTACGATTGCGATACTTCATTCTCTAAAAAGATCGAGAGTAGTGATCGGTTACCTACGGAGGCAATCGCAACGCACCCCGCCGCCCATCCGCTCGCTAGCGCGTTTGTCTCGCAGGGATCAAGACAGACCGGCGCGAGTGGCAGTGCGGCCGACGCAGGAGCATTCCTTGTCCCGGAGAGGTGGTGAAAACGCGTTCAAGCGCAATAAATTGCGCAATAGGCGCGATAATTCGCTGAAAATTGTTGCGAGTGATTTGCGATAGCGATAGCGGGGCTGGGTGTCCCAAACCGCACCCGATTCCCTTAGGCCATCGCCCAAGCCGGCCTTGCCCGCCGGCAGCAGCCGCAGTTTCTGGCTGCGCCAGCTGCACCGGTGGCACTGGATCAGCTCGGGGCTGTGCCTTGCGGGCATGCTGTTGTTCGCGATCACCGGCATAACCCTGAATCACGCCGGCGACATTGCGAGCGCCCCGGTGACCAGGCAGCAGGAATTCAAGCTGGATGCAGGCGCGCTCGCCGAGCTGCAACGGCCGGTCGCGGACGGGGCGAAGAAGCCTTTGCCGGCGGCGGTGCGCCACGCGGCCGAGCAGCGCTTGGGCATCTCGCTCGATGGGACCATCGGCGAATGGTCGGACTTCGACGTGTTCGTCGCGATGCCTCGGCCGGGCGGGGATGCGACGCTGACGATCGACCGCGAGACCGGCCAGGCCAAGCTCGAAACGGTCGACAACGGCTGGATCTCGTACTTCAACGATCTCCACAAGGGCCGCAACGCCGGCCCGGCGTGGGGCTGGTTCATCGACATCTTCGCCGTCGCCTGCCTGGTGTTCTCGATCACCGGCCTGTTGCTCCTGCAGCTCCACGCGCGCACCCGGCCTTCGACCTGGCCGATCGTCGGGCTTGGCGTGCTGCTCCCGTTCCTCCTCGCTCTCCTCTTCATTCACAGGTGACCCATATGCGCATTTCCCATCGCGTCCTCATCGCGGGCATCGCCGCGGCCGGCGCTTCGGCTCCGGCCCTGGCCGGCACTGCCGAACTGACCGTGACCGTGCCCCAGCTCAAGGTGGCCGAATACCACCGGCCCTACGTTGCGATCTGGCTGGAGCAGGCCGGTCAACCCGCGATCCGCACGCTCGCCGTGTGGTACGATTACGACAACCGCGAAAACGGCGGGACCAAGTGGCTGCGTGACCTGCGCAGCTGGTGGCGCAAAGGCGGGCGTGAAGCCGCGAAGCCGGCCGACGCGCTGACCGGCGCGACACGCGCTCCGGGCGTGCAGCGGGTCAAGCTCGATCTCGGCGCACTCAAGCCCGGCAGCTACACCCTGGTGCTGGAAGCCGCGCGCGAGGAAGGCGGGCGCGAGCTCGTCAGCCTGCCGTTCAACTGGAACGGCAAGGGCGCCAAGGCCGCTGCGGCCGGCAAGACCGAACTCGGCGCGATCAGCGCCATCATCAAACCCTGAGCGGAGTGAATCGCATGAAGCGCAAGTTCCTTTTGGCCACTCTGGCCCTGCTGTCCTCGTCGCCCCTGCTCGCGCATAATGCGTGGATCAAACCCTCGGCGACCAATGTCGCGGGCGAGGACGGCTGGGTGACCTTCGACGCCGGCGCCTCGACCGACGTCTACAATCCCGACCACCAGCCGATGGGCCTCGATCAGATCAAGGCCTATGCGCCCGATGGTACCGAGGCGCAGATCGAGAACGGCATGCGCGGCAAGTATCGCAGCACCTTCGACCTGCACCTGACCAAGCCGGGCACCTGGCGCGTCGGGACCCAGAACCTGAGCGTGATGGGCAGCTATACGCTCGACGGGAAGCCGTACCGCGTGGGCGGCCGGGGCGGTCCGCCGCGGCCGGCTGGTGCGCCTGGCGGCGCTCCAGGCGGACCCGGGGGTCCAGGCGGACCCGGTGGTCCCGGCGGCGAGCGGCCGCAAGGCGATGGCCCGGCGCCCACGATGGTTCCAGCCACTGCCGATTTCACCGCGCCCGCAGGCGCGACCGACGTCAAGCTGTCGCTGACGGGCTCGCGCAACGAGGTCTTCGTCACGCTCGGCAAGCCGAGCGAGATCAAGCTCAGCAACCAGGGCCTGGAGATGCAGCCGATCACCCAGCCGGCCGATCTGGTGAGCGACGAGCCGGGCCGTTTCCGCTTCCTGGTCGATGGGAAGCCCGCCGCCGGGCTCGAGATCGAAGCGATCCCCGATGGCCGCCGCTTCCGCGACGATCAGGGCATGATCGCCGCGACGACCGACGCCAATGGCGAAGTCAGCATCGCCTGGACCGGCCCCGGGCTCTATTGGGTCCACGCCGATTTCAAGGATGACGCATCGCCGCGCCCGGGCATCTCGGGCCGCCGGTTCCAATATGTCGCGAATCTGGAAGTCGCCGCACCCTAAACCGGAAGCGCTGAAGAATGAGCGAATCCCTGCTCCTGCTTCCGCTGGAAGTGGACCCGGCACGGCTGGTCCGTCCGGCCGCGCCGGATCTGTTCGCGCTGTCCGGTGCGGCGATGGGCACCGCCTGGTCGCTCCAGATCGGCGGTCCTGCCGATCCGCACGCGGCGCTGACGCTGGTGCAGGGCGCGCTCGACGAGGTCGTGGGTGAGATGAGCCAGTGGGAGCCGGGCTCGGAGCTGTCGCGCTTCAATCGCGCGGAGCCGGGCAGCTGGCACAAGCTCTCGCCGGGGTTCGCGCATGTGCTGCGGGTCGGGCTCGCGCTCGCCGCCAAAACCGATGGCGCGTTCGATCCGGCACTGGGCGCGGTGGTCGATCTGTGGGGTTTTGGCCCGCCCGTGGCTGACCGCATTCCGCCGGCGCCGGAAGCTCTCGCGGAAGCGCGCGAACGTTCGGGCTGGCGGCGGCTGGAATTCGACGCGGAGGGGCGCCGCGCGCGCCAGCCGGGCGGGTTGCAGCTGGACTTCTCGGGCATCGCCAAGGGCCACGGGGTCGACCGTGCCGTGCGGGCGCTGGAACGCGCCGGCCACAGCTGCTTCCTGCTCGAAGTCGGCGGAGAACTGGCCGCGCGCGGCCTCAGGCCGGATGGCTATCCGTGGTGGGTCGATATAGAGACGCCGCCCGAAGCCGACCTCGCCGAGATCCGCATCGGTCTGACCGGCATGGCGGCGGCGACCTCGGGCGATTACCGCCGCTTTGTCGAGGCCGAGGGCACCCGCTTCGCCCATACGCTCGATCCCCGCAGCGGTGCGCCTCTGGCGGGGGCGGTGCCCTCGGTCACCGTGCTGCATCCGGAATGCATGATTGCCGATGCGCTCGCGACCGCGATCACCGTGCTCGGCCCCGATCGCGGCATCGCGCTGGCCGAAGAGGCGCAGGTCGCCGCGATCCTGCTGCTGGAAGACCGCGGCGGGTGGAGCCGGCGCCTGTCCTCTCGTGCGCAGGCGATGGCCGAAGCGTGAGCGAAACCGCCCGCCTGCTGATCGCCGCCGCAGCGAGCGGCGCCTGGCTCACGCTGACCGGCGCGACCGCCTGGCATCACCGCGCGCGCCGCGCTGCCCCGCTGGCGCGCGGCACGGTGCTGGTCGCCTATGCCAGTCAGACCGGAACCGCTGCCGCCTATGCCAAGGCGACGGCGAATGCGCTCGAAGCTTCGGGCCGGCAGGTTGCGCTAACGTCGTTTGCGCGGCTGACGCCCGCAATGCTCGCCGATACGGACGAGGCGCTGTTCCTCGCCGCGACCACCGGGGAGGGCGATCCGCCCGACGATGCGGCGGGCTTCCTGCGCAAATTCTCGGCAGCGCCGCTCCGGCTTGAAAGCCTGCGCTATGCGTTGCTCGCGCTGGGGGATTCGCACTACCGGGATTTCTGCGGCTTCGGCCGAGCGCTCGACCGGCTCCTGCGCGATGCCGGTGCGGTCCATGCGGCCGATCCGGTCGAGGTCGATCAGGCCGACCCGGGGGCGCTGCGCCATTGGCAGCAGAATTTGCGCCTGTTCGGCGCCGCGGTGACGCTGCCCGACTGGGAAGCGCCGCGTTATTCCGAATGGAAGCTGGCCGAACGCGAGCTGCTGAACCCAGGCAGCCCGGGCGGGGCGATGTTCCGCATCCGGCTGGAGCCGGCCGGCGAGCTGCCCGCATGGGAAGCGGGCGACATCGCCGAAATCTATCCGGGGCTGGCGGCCGAGGCGCTATCCGCCGCGCCGGCGCTGCCGCACCGCGACTATTCGCTCGCGACGATCCCGGCGGAGGGCGGCGCCGGGCTGGTCGTGCGCCTGTTCAAGGACGAGCAGGGCCGCAGCGGGCTCGGCTCAGGCTGGCTGTGCGAAGATGCTGCGCCCGGCGCGGCGGTGGCCCTGCGGATCCGCTCCAATCCCAGGTTCCACACACCGGAAGCCGCCACGCCGCTGATCCTGATCGGCAATGGCACCGGCATCTCGTCGCTGCGCGGACATCTCGTGGCGCGCGGGGGCGGCACCCGCAACTGGCTGATCTTCGGCGAACGCGATCCGCTGCATGACCGGCCCTTCGCCGCGGAGCTCGACGCATGGCTGCACGATCGCCATCTGGCGCGGCTGCAGCGGGTGTTTTCACGCGCGGGGACCGGGCAGCGCTATGTCCAGCACGCGCTGGCGGCCGAAGCGGACTTACTGCGCGAATGGGTCGCTGCCGGCGCGGTGGTGATGGTTTGCGGCAGCGTCGCGATGGGCGAAGCGGTGGACGAGGCGCTGCGCGAGGCCCTCGGCGCTGGGCCGCTCGACGCACTGCAGGACGAAGGGCGCTATCGCCGCGATATCTACTGACGGCCCGCTGGTGGAGGCCGCTCAGGTCTCCGACCACAGCCGCAGCAGATTGTGATAGACCCCGGTCAGCTGCAGCACCGCCTCGTCGTCGGCGCCTTCGGTGGTCAGCGTCTGGATCGAGGTATCCATCTGGAACAGCATCTGGCGCTGGTTGTCGCTGCGCACCAGGCTCTGGATCCAGAAGAACGAGGCCAGCCGTTCACCCCGCGTGACCGGCTCGACGCGGTGGAGGCTGCTCGATGGATAGATCACCGCATCGCCCGCGGGCAGCGCCACCGCATTGTCTCCATAAGTGTCGCGGATCACCAGGCGGCCGCCGTCGTATTCGTCCGGATCGTTGAGGAACAATGTGCAGGAGACGTCCGAGCGCAGCCATTCGGCCTCGTCCAGGTTCATCACCGAACCGTCGATGTGAAAGCCGTATTCGCCGCCGCCGGCATAGCGGTTGAACCGCGGCGGCAGGATCTTGCGGGGTAGCGCGGCGGCGAAGAACAGCGGGCTGCGCTTGAGCGCGGCCAGCACCGCGCGGCCGAGTTCCGCCTTCAGCGGCGAGGTATCGGGCAATTGTTCGTTGCGTTTGACGCGCGCGCCCTGCGCCCCCACCGTTTCGCGGCCGTCGGTCCAGTCGGCACCGTCCAGCCTGCGGCGGAATTCCGCGACTTCATCCGGGGTGAGGATCTCGGGAAGGTGCAGCAGCATGTCGTATCCAGACGCCAAAAACGAAAACAGGGCGGGAGATTAGCTCCCGCCCCATAGACATTTAATTGATGAGGATCAGAAGTTGAAATCCGCACTGAACAGGAACGTCCGCGGCGTTCCCGGCGAGTAGCGGTATCCGCTCTTGTTGATCGAGGTGATGTAGTCCTTGTCGAACAGATTGTAGGCGTTCACCCGCAGCTTGATGTTCTCGGTGACCGCGTAGGACGCGATCGCATCGGCGACCACGTAGCCGTCCGTCTCCTTCGGCGTGCCGACCGCGCCGTCCGTGCCGCGATGCAACCCGCTTACGTAGCGGACGCCGCCGCCTAGTTCGAGGCCGAAGGGCAGGCGATAGGTGGTCCACGAAGTGAAGGAATCGTCAGGCGAGTAGGTCAGATTGTAGCTGCCGTCGGCAGTCACGACCGAGCCGTTCAGCACCTTGGTCTTCTGGTGGGTGTAGCCGGCCGAGATCGACCAGGCATCGGTGATGTTGCCGACCACCGAGACCTCGATGCCCCGCACGCGCTTGGATCCGCTCTGGATATCCAGCAGGTCGGACGAGTTGATCTCGTTCAGTACCTTGGTCTGGAAAACCGCGGCGTTGACGGCGAGCCTGTCGCCCAGCGCGCTCCACTTCACGCCGGCCTCGAGCGTCTTGGCCTTCTGCGGATCCATATTCGGATTGGCCGCACTGGTGGCGGAGGTGCTGAGGGTGAAGTTATCACCGCCCGGAGGCTGCTGCGAAATCGCGTAGTTGGCGTAGATGCTCACGGCTTCGACCGGCTTGACCACTGCGCCAAGCTTCCAGTTGAACAGCGTGTCCTTTGCTTCGAGGTCGAGCGTACTGGTGACGTAGGTTGTCTTGTAGCGATCGAAGCGCACACCGCCGGTGATCAGCAAATGCTCGTCGAACAGCTTGGCCGTATCGAACAGGTAGAACGAGGCAGTCTCGGTCTGGCCCTTTGAGAGGGCGCCATTGCGTGAAACGGCCACGGCGTCGGCGACGTCCCATTGGGGATCGTAGAGATTGGCGGCGGGGCGAGGAGTGCCGGTGACTGTCAGACCCCACGCGAAATAGCGCTCGCGGGTGAGTTCGATTCCGGTGCTGAGATTATGCTCGATCCCGCCCGTCGCGAAGTCTGCCCGCAGGTTGAGCTGGTCGGTCAGGATATCGTTCTTGGCATCCTTGGTGGTCGTGCTGCTGCGTGCAAGCGTGTAGGTCGAGAGATCGTTGATGTCGGTATATTTGACGTTGGCCGCGGTGCTCATGAACGAGGTGAGCAGGTAGTCTTGCTTGGTCTGGCCCCACCGGGTGGTGTTGCTCAGCTTCAAGCTGTCCGAGAAATCGTGTTCGAGGATAAGCGTGGCCATGCCCGCTTCGACATCGTCATGATCGGCGCGCGTGCCGTAGAAATTCGACGAGTCCACCGGATGGCCGATCAGCGCCTCCTGGCCCGCGTAGGGCGTCCAGCTGTCAAGCCCGATCACCGGCACAAAGCCGTCGGGCACGTTGTTCTGGTCGACGTAGAGCAGGTTGAGGGTGGCGCGCGTGTCGGTACCGATACCAACGCCGAAGGAAGAGGCGAGGCCGACGCGCTGGTTTTTTACACGGTCGCGGCCCGGGACGTCGCTGTCCTGCCACACAGCGTTGAGGCGGAAGGCGGAATTGGGGATCGCTTCGAGCGGTTGGTTGATGTCGACGGTGCCGCGTTTCTGGCCGTCCACGCCGGCCGAGATCGTGCCGGAGAGTGCGGAATCGAGCGAGGCCCGCTTCGAGACCATGTTGATCGCGCCGCTCGGGGCGCTGCGACCGTTGTCGGTGCCGGCCGGGCCTTTGGTGATCTCGACCTGTTCGGTGTTGAAGATGTCGCGCGAAATCGAGCCGAGATCGCGGACGCCGTCGACGAAGATGCTGCTCGACGTGTCAAAGCCGCGCATGCGGATCGCGTCGCCGGTAGTGGTGTTGCCGTTTTCGCCGGCATAGAAAGCGCCGACGCCCGGGGTGTTGCGCAGCGCTTCGCTCAGCGTGGTAGCGCCCTGCTGGTTGAACACTTCCTTGCTGATCACCTGGATCGTCTGCGGGGTATCCTGCAGCTTCTGGGTGAACTTGGGCGAGGAAACAGTGTCGATCTTGATGCTGTCGTCGATCACGGTGTCGGTCACCGTCACGCCGCCGAGAGCCTTGGGCTCTTCATCGGCGGTCTGCGCGGCGGCCATCTGCGGCACGAACACCGAGCCGAAGCAGGTCAGCGCGAGGAACGCATGCTTCCTGGACGAGCGGCTGACGGGTTTGGTCATGATTTTCGGATCCCTGTTCTTGTTGGCGTTGCAGGCCGCCTATTGCGAATCATTATCAACGTCAATTGAGAATAGTTCGCGTTATCAAAATAAACGGACTGCAAGGCGTTGCGGGAAAGGGAGCCGTTGACGGGCAGGGTTGCAGGAACGGCGGCGTACGCCTTAGGCATGAGGCTGGATCGGCGCGCGGTGCGGGGAGCCCGGCTCAGCTACGCAGAACGAAAGGTATCTTGACCTCGCCGCGCACTGCGACCGCTGCACCATCGCGTTTGAACGGAGTCCAGAGCCATTTCTTGACCGCGGCGAGCGCCGCCTTGTCGAGCTTGTCGAAGCCGCTGCTCTTCGCGATCGAGATTTCCTGCACTTCGCCGCTCGGGGCCAGCACCACCGCCAGCACCACGGTGCCCTGCTCGCGGTTGCGGCGGCATTCGACCGGATAGCTTGGCGGCTTGGCCGATAGCAGATTGCCGGACAGGTCGCTCGACTGGGTGGAGGGGGCGGCTTTCGGCGCGGCCGGAGGGGCGGTGACGGGAGCGGGCGGGGCATCGACCGCCGCTCGCGGCGCGGGCGCCGCGGCAAGGGGGATCGCCGGGGCCGGGATCTGCGCGATCTGCTGCGGGGCGGGAACGGGGGCTGACATCAGCGGCGCTTCGACCGGCTCCGCCGCCTTTTCGGGCTGCTTGGGCGCGGCAGGCGGCGTGTCGCGCAATTCCACCATCGCCAGCCGCGTGGCCTCATGCTTGCGGCCGTGGATGTTCATCAGGAACAGCGACGAAACCAGGCCTGCGGTAAGCAGGATCGCAGCCGTCAGCGGCATCACGCTGACCCCGCGCGACGTCGCGTAGCCACCGCGGGTGCGGCCCTCGAACGCCTCGAACGAGACGCGATCCTCAAGCGGGATCGGCGCGAAATGCACGGTCATTGAAGGCTGTCACCTTATATTGCGAGTCATTCGCATAAAGGTGGGAACTCTCTAGGACAAGCGCAAATCTTAGCAGATTGCGCCTTTTCACCCGTGAGGCAGCCTATGGCGTGGGAGGCATCGTCCAGCCGCCACCCATTGCCGCATAAAGCGTGACACTGGCTTGCAGCAGGTCCGCGCGCGCCTGCGCCAGCGCCAGTTCGGCGCTGAGCAATCCGCGCTGGGCGTCGAGCTGCTCGAGATAGGTCGTATAGCCGGCCTGATAACGCCGGATCGCATGGCCCAATGCCTCGCGCAGCGCGTCGCGCTGCGCGGTGAGGGCGCGTTCCTGATCCTGCAGCGTCGCCAGCGCCGCAAGCGCGTCGTCCACTTCGCGAAACGCAGTCAGCGCAGTTCCACGATAGGCAAAGGCAGCCTGGTCGCGGACCGAAGCGGCCTCGTCGAGCTGGGCGGTCAGGCGTCCGCCCGAGAACAGCGGCGCGAGGATGCTGCCGCCGAGCGAGAACAGCACGGTCGGGTCGAGGCCCTTGGTGAACAACAAGCCGGTCGATCCGGTCAGCTGGAGATTGGGCAGGAAGGCCTTGCGCGCGGCGGAGAGCGAACGGTCGCTGGCGGAAAGCTGGTATTCGGCCTGGGCGATATCGGGCCGCCTGCGGAGCAGTTCGGACGGCAGGCCGGCAGGCACCGGCGGGACGCTGAGCGCGGTCAGCTCGGCGGCGCGCGCGATCGCGCCGGGCACGTCGCCCGCCAACTGGCTCAGCGCGTTTTCCTGCTGTGCGATTGCGCGCCGGAGCTGCGGCACGAGTGCTGCGGCCGCCTGATATTCGGCCTCGGCCTGGTTCAGCTCCAGCCGGGAGGTGTAGCCGGCGTCGGCGCGCGAGCGGGCGATGCGCAGCGCTTCGGACCGCGAGGCGAGCGTATCCTGCGTTACCGCCAGCCGGGCATCGTAGCCGCGCAGCGCGATATAGCCGCGCGCCGTCGCCGCCGCGACCGAGAGCACCGCCGCATCGTGCGCCGCCTGGCTCGCGAGATAGCGTTGGCGTGCCGCACCGGCGAGGTCGGCGGTGCGCCCAAACAGATCGACTTGCCACGAAGCCTGAATCGTCGGCTCGGCAGCGAGGGTTGTCCGGGGCTGGCCGAAGGCGTCGATGCTGCGCTCGTCGCTTACCGCCGGCCCGGCGCTGACCGAGGGCAGCAATTGCGCGCGCGCTGCACGTTCCTGCGCCAGTGCCTGCCGCACCCGCGCGGCGGCGACGGCGATGTCGGTGTTATGCGCGATCGCGCGCTCGACCAGCGCGGTCAGCTGCGGATCGCCGTAGCGGTTCCACCAGTCTGCGGTGAGCGCCTCGCTCGCCCCGGTCGGGCTGCGCCAATCGGCCGGAGGGACTACTTGCGTGGCCTCGGGGGCAGGGCGCTCTTGCAAGGCGCAGCCCGCGAGGGCAGTGGCCAGGGCAAGACCGGCGAGGGTTCTCACCGCACCGGCCCGGAAGCGGTATCGACCGTGGCCTCCACCGACATGCCCGGCCGCAACCGCTTCGCCAGTTCCTGCCGCGGATCGATCGAGATCCGCACCGAAATCCGCTGCGCCACCTTCACGAAATTGCCGGTCGCATTGTCGGACTTGAGCACCGCGAATTCCGACCCGGTCGCCGGAGCGATCTGGGCCAGCCGACCGTAAACGCGGGCGCCTTCCAGCCCGTCCACGTCGAACCAGGCGCGCTGCCCCGGGGCCATCCGCGCGGTCTGGCCTTCCTTGTAATTGGCCGTGACCCACAGCGTGTCGGGCACCAGATAGGTCAGTTGCGAGCCCGAGGTGACATATTGCCCGACCCGCACCCCGACTGCGCCCAATTGCCCGTCGCGCGGGGCGACGATCACCGTGTGGCCAAGGTCGATCTTCGCCAGTTCCAGCGCAGCGCGCGCCTGTTCGACCGCGGCTTCGAGCGCGCCGCGGTTGACGTCGGTCGAACGCACATCCTGCCGCGCGATCTCGCGCCCGGCGCGGGCCTGTGCCACCGCTGCCTGCGCCTGCAGCAGGGCCGCGCGGGTCTGGTCGCGCTCGCGCAGTGAGACCGAGCCGTCGGCCACCAGATCGTCAACCCGGGCCATGTCGGCGCGGGCGCGGGCCAGTTGGGCCTCGGCACTGCCGATCTCGGCCTGCCGGGCGGTTTCGCTCGCGGCGCGCGAATTGCGGGTCTGCGCGGAATTGGCGAGGTTGGCGATCTGCGCGGCAAGGTTCGCCTCGGCCTGCTGCACCCGTTGGCGGTAGATCGCATCGTCGATCCGCGCGAGCACCTGGCCGGCCTTGACCTGCTGGTAGTCCTGCACCGTGACTTGGGTGACATAGCCGGTCACCTGCGGGCTGATCAGCGTGGTCTGGCCCCGCACATAGGCATTGTCGGTCGTTTGCTGGGCGGAGGTGAACGGCGGCAGGCCCCAGGCGTAGAGCACCGCGAAAATGCCGACGAGGGCCATCGCGACGATCGTCGCCGTCATCCTGGTCGATCGCGTGGGCGGCAGCCATCCCGCCGGCGTATTCGCCACCACCGGCGTCTCGATCGGCTCGGCCTGGCGGCGGTCTTCCGCCGTGACGGCGGCGGCCGATGCGGGAGGGGTAGGTTCGTCAGCCATCAATTTCCTCCTGCACTGCCCCGCATGCGCGCCAGTGCGGCGAGGGGTTCGGCCATCGGGTGAACCCCGCTGCGGCGTACCCGCAGCAGCCACAAGCCCCAAAATAGCAGCGACGCGATCGAAAGCGCGGCGATCAGCATGAACACGTCGTTCCAGGCAAGGATATTCGCCTCGCGGCTGACCTGCTGCGACAGCAGCGCCGCGCCCTGGGCCTGACGCAATACAGGATCGCCGATCACCGGCCCGTAGGCTCCGCCATATTGCTGCAGCGCGCCGGCCACGGTCGGATCGGTCGGTACGATCGTCTGCACCAGCATCTCGGAATGGAACCGCTCGCGCAGGATCTGGAAGCTCCCGAGCCCCGCCGCGCCGGCAAGGCCACCGACCGACTGGGTGATGCTGAAGATCGCCGAAAAGCTGACCAGGTGGTTGGGCCCTTTCACCATCGCGCGCAGGATTCCGATCAGCAGCGTCGGGCCCATGAAGAAGATCGCGGCGAAAGCGATCAGCGCCTGGCTGAAATAGAGATTGTCCGGCCCGGTGAGGTTGGTCGCGTCGCTATCGAGCACCGAGCCGACCGCGATCAGCGCGAGCGAGAACATGATCGGCCAGCCGAGCTTGAGCGGGTTGACCGTTAGCGCGCTGGCGATCAGCCCCGCCACGGTGGCAAGGGTCACCACGGCGAACAGCGTGACATACTGGTCGTTGGTCATCCCGAGCGAGGTGAGCAGCCCGACCGCGCCGACCCCCTGTTCGGAAAGCAGGACCCGGACCGAGACCGCCACGGCCGCGAAGCGCAGCACGTCGGCACTTGCCATCCAGCGGATATTGAGCAGCGGGTTGGCGCGGTTGTGCTCGATCGCGATCGCCGCGGCCAGCAGCGCGATCGCGCCGCACAGCGTGTAGCCCATCCAGCGGGCCTCGACCCACCACTCGGTGCGCCCGAGCCCGAGCACCGCGGACAGCATGCCGACCCCGACCGCGTAGAGCGGGAAACTCACCGCATCGAGCGGTTCGAATGCCTTGATCCGTTCGCTCGGCGGCAGGCGCAGCGCGCCCACCGCCGCGAGGGACAGCAGGGCCAGTCCGAACTCGAACACGTAGAGCGTGTGCCATTGCGAATATTCGAGCAGTTCGGGCGAGAACATCCGTGCCAGCGGAGTCGCGAGCTGGGGGATGCCGATCCCGAGCACAATGCCTTTTAGGCGCCATTTCGCGGGCATGCCCTGGATCAGATAGAGCAGCCCGACCGAACTCAGCGCGCTCGCGGCGATCCCGCTCAGCCCGCGGACGATCAGCGCGGTCGCGAAGCCGTGGACGAACACATGGCCGAGCGTGACGAGCGCGTAGAACGGCAGGAAGATCCGGATCATCGGGATCAGCCCGAATTGCTGGCGGAATTTCACCAGCAGCAGGCTCATCGAGACGTTGGTCATCACATAGACCGTGCTGAACCAGGCCGATTGCGCGGTATCGAGCTCCAGCCCCCCCGCGATGCTGGTCAGATTGACCGAGCCGAGCGCATTGCCGAGGCCGCCGGTCAGGCCGACCAGGCTCCCGATCAGGACATAGGCGAGGCGCCGGTTGGTCGGATGCTCGGG
Coding sequences within it:
- a CDS encoding PepSY-associated TM helix domain-containing protein codes for the protein MSQTAPDSLRPSPKPALPAGSSRSFWLRQLHRWHWISSGLCLAGMLLFAITGITLNHAGDIASAPVTRQQEFKLDAGALAELQRPVADGAKKPLPAAVRHAAEQRLGISLDGTIGEWSDFDVFVAMPRPGGDATLTIDRETGQAKLETVDNGWISYFNDLHKGRNAGPAWGWFIDIFAVACLVFSITGLLLLQLHARTRPSTWPIVGLGVLLPFLLALLFIHR
- a CDS encoding DUF2271 domain-containing protein, with amino-acid sequence MRISHRVLIAGIAAAGASAPALAGTAELTVTVPQLKVAEYHRPYVAIWLEQAGQPAIRTLAVWYDYDNRENGGTKWLRDLRSWWRKGGREAAKPADALTGATRAPGVQRVKLDLGALKPGSYTLVLEAAREEGGRELVSLPFNWNGKGAKAAAAGKTELGAISAIIKP
- a CDS encoding DUF4198 domain-containing protein — encoded protein: MKRKFLLATLALLSSSPLLAHNAWIKPSATNVAGEDGWVTFDAGASTDVYNPDHQPMGLDQIKAYAPDGTEAQIENGMRGKYRSTFDLHLTKPGTWRVGTQNLSVMGSYTLDGKPYRVGGRGGPPRPAGAPGGAPGGPGGPGGPGGPGGERPQGDGPAPTMVPATADFTAPAGATDVKLSLTGSRNEVFVTLGKPSEIKLSNQGLEMQPITQPADLVSDEPGRFRFLVDGKPAAGLEIEAIPDGRRFRDDQGMIAATTDANGEVSIAWTGPGLYWVHADFKDDASPRPGISGRRFQYVANLEVAAP
- a CDS encoding FAD:protein FMN transferase, producing the protein MSESLLLLPLEVDPARLVRPAAPDLFALSGAAMGTAWSLQIGGPADPHAALTLVQGALDEVVGEMSQWEPGSELSRFNRAEPGSWHKLSPGFAHVLRVGLALAAKTDGAFDPALGAVVDLWGFGPPVADRIPPAPEALAEARERSGWRRLEFDAEGRRARQPGGLQLDFSGIAKGHGVDRAVRALERAGHSCFLLEVGGELAARGLRPDGYPWWVDIETPPEADLAEIRIGLTGMAAATSGDYRRFVEAEGTRFAHTLDPRSGAPLAGAVPSVTVLHPECMIADALATAITVLGPDRGIALAEEAQVAAILLLEDRGGWSRRLSSRAQAMAEA
- a CDS encoding sulfite reductase subunit alpha produces the protein MSETARLLIAAAASGAWLTLTGATAWHHRARRAAPLARGTVLVAYASQTGTAAAYAKATANALEASGRQVALTSFARLTPAMLADTDEALFLAATTGEGDPPDDAAGFLRKFSAAPLRLESLRYALLALGDSHYRDFCGFGRALDRLLRDAGAVHAADPVEVDQADPGALRHWQQNLRLFGAAVTLPDWEAPRYSEWKLAERELLNPGSPGGAMFRIRLEPAGELPAWEAGDIAEIYPGLAAEALSAAPALPHRDYSLATIPAEGGAGLVVRLFKDEQGRSGLGSGWLCEDAAPGAAVALRIRSNPRFHTPEAATPLILIGNGTGISSLRGHLVARGGGTRNWLIFGERDPLHDRPFAAELDAWLHDRHLARLQRVFSRAGTGQRYVQHALAAEADLLREWVAAGAVVMVCGSVAMGEAVDEALREALGAGPLDALQDEGRYRRDIY
- a CDS encoding Fe2+-dependent dioxygenase — its product is MLLHLPEILTPDEVAEFRRRLDGADWTDGRETVGAQGARVKRNEQLPDTSPLKAELGRAVLAALKRSPLFFAAALPRKILPPRFNRYAGGGEYGFHIDGSVMNLDEAEWLRSDVSCTLFLNDPDEYDGGRLVIRDTYGDNAVALPAGDAVIYPSSSLHRVEPVTRGERLASFFWIQSLVRSDNQRQMLFQMDTSIQTLTTEGADDEAVLQLTGVYHNLLRLWSET
- a CDS encoding TonB-dependent siderophore receptor, which encodes MTKPVSRSSRKHAFLALTCFGSVFVPQMAAAQTADEEPKALGGVTVTDTVIDDSIKIDTVSSPKFTQKLQDTPQTIQVISKEVFNQQGATTLSEALRNTPGVGAFYAGENGNTTTGDAIRMRGFDTSSSIFVDGVRDLGSISRDIFNTEQVEITKGPAGTDNGRSAPSGAINMVSKRASLDSALSGTISAGVDGQKRGTVDINQPLEAIPNSAFRLNAVWQDSDVPGRDRVKNQRVGLASSFGVGIGTDTRATLNLLYVDQNNVPDGFVPVIGLDSWTPYAGQEALIGHPVDSSNFYGTRADHDDVEAGMATLILEHDFSDSLKLSNTTRWGQTKQDYLLTSFMSTAANVKYTDINDLSTYTLARSSTTTKDAKNDILTDQLNLRADFATGGIEHNLSTGIELTRERYFAWGLTVTGTPRPAANLYDPQWDVADAVAVSRNGALSKGQTETASFYLFDTAKLFDEHLLITGGVRFDRYKTTYVTSTLDLEAKDTLFNWKLGAVVKPVEAVSIYANYAISQQPPGGDNFTLSTSATSAANPNMDPQKAKTLEAGVKWSALGDRLAVNAAVFQTKVLNEINSSDLLDIQSGSKRVRGIEVSVVGNITDAWSISAGYTHQKTKVLNGSVVTADGSYNLTYSPDDSFTSWTTYRLPFGLELGGGVRYVSGLHRGTDGAVGTPKETDGYVVADAIASYAVTENIKLRVNAYNLFDKDYITSINKSGYRYSPGTPRTFLFSADFNF